Proteins encoded within one genomic window of Saccharicrinis carchari:
- a CDS encoding DUF4876 domain-containing protein, whose product MRYSVLFTCVIVLLAGCAKEPIINSYSFRVSLIMPQGVLLDTYEGIELELLNMEKSYTVKALTDDEANAHWQGLEAGYYQMSVVHQVVVDNRVQTMNGIGSVKLTGDAVDTLQLFMGKAGQFVIREFYYSGSVTPSGDNSYSSDQYVEIYNNTDKLLYADGLSIVEHESMATSQNYWAYMAEDSIVVKAIWTVPGSGKEYPVLPGSGFIVARDAFDHRSDPNGNPLSPVDLGDAQFEFWSDATVDGDIDFAAINMIESFWVYKGKDVSFHSRGGSGIALVRLPSDIDTYVLNNLVPKGSSSRSRYFCKIPNAWVEDAVEAMWSNRLYKRFHPSLDAGYVSVQGGSKSGLGIRRKIKEKINGRTVYMDTNNSSVDFNHDVVPAPGNYDL is encoded by the coding sequence ATGAGGTACAGCGTACTATTTACATGTGTTATTGTTTTATTGGCAGGATGTGCCAAAGAACCCATTATCAACAGCTATTCGTTTCGGGTAAGTCTGATCATGCCCCAAGGGGTTTTATTGGATACTTATGAGGGGATAGAGCTAGAGCTGTTGAATATGGAAAAGTCATACACCGTAAAAGCCTTAACCGATGACGAGGCAAATGCACACTGGCAGGGTCTTGAAGCCGGATATTATCAGATGTCGGTTGTACACCAGGTAGTTGTGGACAATCGGGTGCAGACGATGAATGGGATAGGATCGGTAAAATTAACAGGCGATGCTGTAGACACCTTACAGCTTTTTATGGGTAAAGCCGGGCAATTTGTTATACGTGAATTTTACTACAGCGGCAGTGTAACGCCATCAGGCGATAACAGTTATTCGTCCGATCAGTACGTGGAAATTTACAATAACACGGATAAATTATTATATGCCGATGGTTTGTCGATTGTTGAGCACGAGTCAATGGCAACATCACAAAACTACTGGGCATATATGGCGGAGGATTCAATCGTGGTTAAAGCAATATGGACGGTTCCCGGATCCGGAAAGGAGTACCCTGTGTTGCCGGGTAGTGGTTTTATTGTAGCACGCGATGCATTCGACCATCGATCCGATCCTAATGGTAATCCGCTGAGTCCGGTGGATTTGGGAGATGCTCAATTTGAATTCTGGAGCGATGCAACAGTGGATGGCGATATTGATTTTGCAGCAATCAATATGATTGAAAGCTTTTGGGTTTATAAGGGCAAGGACGTGAGTTTTCATTCAAGGGGAGGGAGTGGTATTGCCCTGGTCCGGCTGCCTTCAGATATAGATACATATGTGCTCAATAACCTGGTGCCCAAAGGAAGCTCAAGCCGCAGTAGATACTTTTGTAAGATACCTAACGCGTGGGTAGAAGATGCTGTGGAAGCCATGTGGAGCAACCGTTTGTATAAACGTTTTCATCCCAGCCTGGATGCCGGTTATGTATCGGTTCAGGGGGGCTCTAAATCAGGTTTGGGCATAAGGCGCAAGATTAAGGAGAAAATAAATGGAAGAACGGTTTATATGGATACCAATAACTCTAGCGTAGACTTTAATCATGACGTTGTGCCAGCCCCGGGAAATTATGACTTATAA
- a CDS encoding TonB-dependent receptor translates to MKLFSVYILPLFILWFAALHNLTAQSSSVAGLVIDCTSQHPLPDVMVRLIETDRWTTTNKRGAFVFNNLPPGNHTLQTHCLGYVPYQQTIHRFNPDSLIICLKISTYSIDEITVLETKGNLLTSSTVIGSQAIEHVQPASLKDILQLVPGATVQNPDLSDPQYIGLRDIRDNVSSAVGAAILIDGMPISNGANMQTYSTAQINTLSTGIAEYSTFKYPTVIGNGVDLRSISTDRIESVEVISGIPSVTYGDLTSGAVVVKSKNGRSPWQAKLKTDPKLKMVSINKGFILTSGGSLNTGLDYTRSHKDLRSRYESYDRVTGQIAFSEVLFKNTLPLSFNASLNLYSTVDHQKTDPEAMVANEVYESVDRGLQAGVQGKWAFNKPWLTNLHYSISAAVAQQKSYQKSYRSGELQKLSFAVEEGENEGIYLPGESLTELTIKGLPFSLYGQVYASKSSLIGNAGTHNFIAGIEYRSSGNNGDGRIYDIKNPPTIINNISRPRSFKNIPKQNTLSAFLEENISFAIGQTRLSLQAGARFNNFQALGVVESGIGWYTEPRANAKYMLINKSNTFIKHLSFNAGIGKHYKSPALMYLYPDKAYFDLVSLDHYTGNPQTNMTIFDTRLLPTSNPGIKPSENTKKEIGLEVKMGIISANFSVYNESLTSGLGMGNKYQFIEYKLYDAQGVNTDEKPVLADLPFQIKEYILSYSQPINNKKTKKQGFEYTLNFEKIKGLNTRISVNGAWKKNRQVFSTAPMAELPAQFGSGQSKYVAVYPGGESRVNESMNTRLRLVTHSTRLRLIVTTSINFLWYNKYYYPRYNQTPVYLFGKEEDKIPFTEDMEQDPLYYNYVNVKSPAYYKTERMPFLPVCNVRISKELGRGTLLSFYANNFINYRPMYQYSRTDKYLRRNPAIYFGAELKVSIP, encoded by the coding sequence ATGAAGCTATTCTCTGTTTATATATTGCCTTTGTTTATTTTATGGTTTGCTGCATTACATAATTTAACTGCACAGTCCTCCTCCGTTGCGGGTTTGGTGATCGATTGTACAAGCCAGCATCCCCTGCCCGATGTGATGGTACGTTTAATAGAAACAGACCGCTGGACTACCACTAACAAGCGGGGAGCGTTTGTTTTTAATAACCTGCCACCCGGTAATCACACGCTCCAAACCCATTGTTTGGGTTATGTGCCGTATCAACAAACCATTCATAGGTTCAACCCCGACTCCCTGATTATTTGTCTTAAAATCAGTACCTACAGCATCGACGAAATAACGGTGTTAGAAACCAAGGGTAATTTATTAACTTCCAGCACCGTTATCGGCAGTCAAGCCATTGAGCACGTTCAGCCCGCGTCGTTAAAAGATATCCTGCAATTGGTTCCAGGGGCAACCGTCCAAAATCCTGATTTGTCTGACCCTCAGTATATCGGTTTGCGCGATATAAGAGACAATGTGAGCTCTGCTGTGGGCGCAGCCATACTTATAGATGGGATGCCGATTAGTAACGGTGCCAACATGCAAACATACAGCACAGCACAAATAAACACACTTTCAACCGGGATAGCGGAATACAGCACTTTTAAATACCCCACAGTAATTGGTAATGGTGTGGATTTGAGGAGTATATCTACAGATCGAATTGAATCGGTAGAGGTGATTTCCGGAATACCATCGGTTACTTATGGCGACCTTACATCGGGAGCCGTAGTGGTAAAAAGCAAAAATGGACGAAGCCCCTGGCAAGCCAAATTAAAAACGGATCCCAAGCTTAAGATGGTATCCATAAACAAAGGCTTTATCCTCACAAGTGGAGGATCCTTAAACACAGGACTCGATTACACCCGTTCGCATAAAGATTTGAGGAGCCGATACGAGAGTTACGATAGGGTGACAGGACAAATAGCCTTTTCGGAGGTACTTTTTAAAAACACGCTGCCGCTCTCGTTTAATGCCAGCCTAAATTTATATAGTACTGTCGACCATCAAAAAACAGATCCTGAAGCTATGGTGGCCAATGAGGTTTATGAGTCTGTTGACCGCGGACTGCAAGCCGGTGTGCAGGGGAAATGGGCATTCAATAAGCCATGGCTGACCAACCTTCACTATAGTATTTCAGCAGCTGTGGCACAGCAAAAAAGTTATCAGAAAAGCTATCGTTCCGGAGAGCTGCAAAAGCTCTCTTTTGCAGTAGAAGAGGGCGAAAATGAGGGGATATATTTACCCGGAGAAAGCCTTACGGAACTTACGATCAAAGGGCTTCCTTTTTCGTTGTACGGACAGGTGTATGCCTCCAAATCGTCGCTGATAGGAAATGCGGGAACGCACAATTTTATTGCGGGGATCGAGTACCGAAGCAGCGGAAATAATGGTGACGGACGTATCTATGACATTAAAAATCCACCCACTATAATTAATAACATAAGCCGTCCCCGATCATTTAAAAACATACCTAAGCAAAATACGCTTAGTGCGTTTTTAGAAGAAAACATATCCTTTGCCATAGGCCAAACCCGGCTGAGCCTGCAAGCCGGTGCCCGTTTTAACAATTTTCAGGCTTTGGGCGTAGTGGAAAGTGGAATAGGGTGGTATACGGAGCCTCGTGCCAATGCTAAATATATGCTCATAAATAAAAGTAATACTTTTATTAAGCACCTGTCGTTTAACGCCGGTATAGGTAAGCATTATAAATCGCCCGCATTGATGTATTTGTATCCCGATAAGGCTTATTTCGATTTAGTAAGTTTGGACCATTATACGGGCAACCCCCAAACTAATATGACGATTTTTGATACACGCCTACTCCCCACGTCCAACCCCGGAATTAAACCATCCGAAAATACAAAAAAAGAAATAGGGCTGGAAGTAAAAATGGGTATTATAAGCGCAAACTTTAGTGTTTACAACGAAAGCCTAACCAGTGGGCTCGGTATGGGCAATAAATACCAATTTATAGAATATAAGCTATACGATGCCCAAGGCGTAAATACAGATGAAAAACCGGTGTTGGCCGATTTGCCCTTTCAAATAAAAGAGTATATTCTTTCCTACTCGCAGCCCATAAATAATAAAAAAACAAAAAAACAAGGCTTTGAATACACCCTTAACTTCGAAAAAATAAAAGGGTTGAATACCCGCATTTCTGTAAACGGTGCCTGGAAAAAGAACCGACAGGTGTTTAGCACCGCACCCATGGCCGAACTGCCTGCTCAATTCGGTAGCGGACAATCTAAATATGTGGCAGTGTATCCAGGGGGAGAAAGCAGAGTCAACGAATCGATGAATACCCGTTTGCGACTGGTAACCCACTCCACAAGATTAAGGTTAATTGTTACCACTAGTATTAACTTTTTGTGGTACAATAAATATTACTATCCCAGGTATAATCAAACCCCGGTTTATTTATTCGGAAAAGAGGAGGATAAAATCCCGTTTACAGAAGATATGGAGCAGGATCCGCTTTACTACAATTATGTAAATGTAAAATCCCCGGCATATTATAAAACCGAGCGTATGCCTTTTTTACCCGTATGTAACGTGCGTATTTCAAAGGAGTTAGGACGAGGCACTTTGTTGAGCTTTTATGCCAATAATTTTATCAATTATCGACCTATGTATCAATATAGCCGCACCGATAAGTATTTGAGACGTAATCCGGCCATCTATTTTGGAGCCGAACTTAAAGTGTCAATTCCTTAA
- a CDS encoding DUF6850 family outer membrane beta-barrel protein — protein sequence MNRNTSVVKISLIFFLMSMLHGGVVAQMKTLLEEEYYTLLPLHSPVLQTKNPAALALARIYKHGNVQLGYAYTNGNFKPSLNGSNKRKYYLNADQFFVLNKSVFRGSFTYANEKEKGIHYSNMADPYRHLPYLFVDSVAAKDHAVRETYMLQSEWASRISDKISIGAAINYKAGLAAQAHDPRAQNTIARFNVKPGLMLKLNRIQLGGDMFYRYYNQEIDLITVKTNSVHTIYSLTGLGTFSTHTAATFSRLYKKHIWGGHLQLLAANNIFTGGASASIETVKDGRKESGATWSAIKSGSRLKGYTYHIGDVLTLQNEQRIHQIRLQGKIRQAIGTEILQTLEASEKNDTYNWLTYSEQDKYEYINYRAALSYQMVRLQSHNKMQYQWYFKTELNGIEENYYIPNSQLSFSNLITTVNYRRIFNMGHDKMELGASFLCNKNLTKEINLASDNVITQNIIYPDYQYNVSDFWGAGFGFCYFLQPASGKMPTYLKCDYSYRRSASGYFKGQGNSGINLGVGLVL from the coding sequence ATGAATCGTAATACAAGTGTCGTCAAAATCAGCCTGATATTCTTTCTCATGTCCATGCTGCATGGTGGGGTAGTAGCTCAGATGAAAACTCTTTTAGAGGAGGAGTATTATACACTACTGCCACTGCATTCCCCTGTTTTACAAACCAAAAATCCCGCAGCTCTGGCACTTGCCCGTATTTACAAACACGGTAATGTGCAGCTGGGCTATGCCTATACCAACGGTAATTTTAAACCATCTCTTAATGGCAGCAACAAACGGAAATACTATTTGAATGCCGATCAGTTTTTTGTGTTAAATAAATCCGTTTTTAGGGGTAGTTTTACTTATGCAAATGAAAAGGAGAAAGGAATTCATTATTCAAATATGGCCGATCCGTACCGTCACCTGCCTTACCTTTTTGTGGATAGTGTGGCTGCCAAGGATCATGCTGTACGCGAAACCTACATGTTGCAATCGGAATGGGCTTCGCGCATATCTGATAAAATAAGCATTGGTGCAGCTATTAACTATAAAGCGGGTTTGGCAGCACAGGCTCACGATCCGAGGGCGCAAAATACTATTGCACGCTTTAATGTAAAGCCCGGGCTGATGCTAAAGTTAAACAGGATACAGTTGGGTGGCGATATGTTTTACCGATATTATAATCAGGAAATAGATCTGATAACGGTAAAAACAAATTCCGTACACACTATCTATTCACTTACAGGCCTGGGAACATTTTCAACTCATACTGCAGCTACATTCAGCCGTTTGTATAAAAAACATATATGGGGTGGCCATCTTCAGTTGTTGGCCGCTAACAACATCTTCACCGGCGGAGCAAGTGCTTCTATCGAAACAGTGAAGGATGGACGCAAGGAATCCGGTGCTACGTGGTCGGCCATTAAAAGTGGTTCCAGGCTAAAAGGGTACACATACCATATAGGTGATGTTCTTACGCTGCAAAATGAGCAGCGTATCCACCAAATACGGCTACAAGGTAAAATACGTCAGGCCATTGGAACCGAGATATTGCAAACATTGGAAGCCTCAGAAAAGAACGATACATATAACTGGCTTACCTACAGCGAACAGGATAAATATGAATACATCAATTACCGTGCAGCATTGTCGTATCAGATGGTTCGTTTGCAGTCGCATAATAAAATGCAATACCAATGGTACTTTAAAACGGAACTAAATGGGATAGAAGAGAATTATTATATTCCGAATTCCCAGCTAAGCTTCAGCAACCTGATAACAACGGTAAATTATAGGAGGATTTTTAATATGGGTCACGACAAAATGGAGCTTGGTGCTTCATTTTTGTGTAACAAAAACCTCACGAAAGAAATTAATCTGGCAAGCGATAATGTAATAACCCAAAATATTATCTATCCCGATTATCAATATAATGTATCTGATTTTTGGGGAGCAGGCTTCGGTTTCTGTTATTTCCTGCAACCGGCTTCTGGTAAAATGCCCACGTACCTTAAATGTGATTATAGTTATCGTAGGTCAGCATCAGGCTATTTTAAGGGGCAAGGTAATAGTGGTATTAATTTGGGTGTGGGCTTGGTGTTGTAA